One window from the genome of Candidatus Chlorohelix allophototropha encodes:
- the pheS gene encoding phenylalanine--tRNA ligase subunit alpha yields MSQLQEQINRVKETALEELAVVTDLTGLDEWRIKFLGKKGELTGFLRSMGAVSAEERPAVGQAVNAAKVALESAVDERAVVLKEAAIESNLASDRVDVTLPGRPVTPGYIHIINKTLRDITESFTAMGFQVYEGPEVELDYYNFELLNMPPGHPARSMHDTFYFSESTLLRTHTSPNQIRVAEKLQPPIRIIVPGKCYRSEATDATHEFMFYQCELMVVDKNVTLADLRGTLADFARRLFGQERKVRFRCDYFPYVEPGVDLSIDCGVCKGVGCRSCKYTGWLEIMGAGMIHPQVLRNVGIDPEVYSGYAAGMGPERISMLKYGIDDIRQFYRNDLRFLSQFA; encoded by the coding sequence ATGTCGCAGTTGCAGGAGCAAATAAACCGGGTCAAGGAAACCGCGCTGGAAGAACTGGCGGTGGTAACAGACCTCACCGGGCTTGACGAATGGCGTATAAAATTTCTCGGCAAGAAGGGCGAATTAACCGGCTTCCTGCGGAGTATGGGCGCAGTTTCGGCGGAAGAACGCCCGGCAGTAGGTCAGGCGGTAAACGCGGCGAAAGTAGCGCTGGAAAGCGCAGTGGATGAGCGAGCAGTGGTCTTGAAAGAAGCCGCCATCGAATCGAACCTTGCCAGCGATAGGGTGGACGTAACGCTACCCGGTCGCCCGGTTACGCCCGGCTACATCCATATCATCAACAAGACTCTGCGCGATATTACCGAAAGTTTCACGGCAATGGGCTTTCAAGTTTACGAAGGACCCGAAGTGGAACTGGATTATTACAACTTCGAGCTGCTAAATATGCCGCCCGGACATCCCGCCCGCTCGATGCACGATACTTTCTATTTCAGCGAGTCAACCTTGCTGCGTACCCACACTTCACCTAACCAAATTCGCGTGGCGGAAAAGCTGCAACCGCCCATTCGCATTATTGTGCCGGGCAAATGCTACCGCAGCGAAGCCACCGATGCCACCCACGAGTTCATGTTCTACCAATGCGAACTGATGGTGGTGGATAAAAACGTAACGCTGGCAGACCTGCGCGGAACGCTGGCGGACTTTGCACGCCGCCTGTTCGGGCAAGAACGCAAGGTGCGCTTCCGCTGCGACTACTTCCCCTATGTAGAGCCGGGCGTTGACCTTTCGATTGACTGTGGCGTATGCAAGGGAGTAGGCTGCCGCTCTTGCAAATATACCGGCTGGCTGGAAATTATGGGCGCGGGCATGATACACCCGCAAGTGCTACGCAACGTGGGCATTGACCCGGAAGTGTATAGCGGATACGCCGCCGGAATGGGACCGGAGCGCATTTCTATGCTCAAGTACGGTATTGATGATATTCGCCAGTTCTACCGCAATGATTTGCGCTTCCTGTCACAGTTCGCTTAA
- a CDS encoding SH3 domain-containing protein, producing MNQMSGSTPFKIKYQVADLLVAPKGTSNVLGNLSKGAVVLVIEDSDPYYFKVQLDNGLAGYIYKAAGEIVQGVALSKLPLIDSPAPAEAATKPIATRSANGSSAPTVAARAPRQAAPKSAPASTSSSSSSNSRRESSGPATRVSSASTISVTSAEIAVYDKPGIIGRQIAKMRRGERAGLLSDDGYFFQIQLSTGVIGYIPRYAAEKK from the coding sequence TTGAATCAGATGTCGGGTAGTACACCTTTTAAAATTAAGTACCAAGTAGCCGATTTGCTGGTAGCGCCAAAGGGCACCTCGAATGTACTAGGCAATCTCTCAAAGGGTGCTGTAGTTCTGGTGATTGAGGATAGCGATCCTTACTATTTCAAAGTTCAATTAGACAACGGGTTGGCTGGTTACATCTACAAAGCTGCCGGGGAAATTGTGCAGGGTGTAGCACTTTCTAAGTTGCCCCTTATCGATTCTCCTGCTCCTGCCGAAGCTGCCACCAAACCTATAGCCACTAGAAGCGCTAACGGATCCAGCGCTCCTACAGTAGCTGCTCGCGCTCCTCGCCAGGCTGCGCCCAAGTCCGCTCCAGCTTCTACGTCTTCTAGTTCTTCCAGCAATTCTCGTCGCGAATCGTCTGGTCCTGCTACAAGAGTATCATCTGCTTCTACCATCTCGGTAACATCGGCTGAAATTGCGGTTTATGACAAACCGGGCATTATCGGTCGGCAGATTGCTAAGATGCGACGTGGTGAACGCGCCGGGTTACTCTCGGATGACGGCTATTTCTTCCAAATTCAGCTTTCAACTGGGGTTATCGGTTACATACCACGCTACGCTGCGGAGAAGAAATAA
- a CDS encoding TIGR03618 family F420-dependent PPOX class oxidoreductase yields MSIFSAEQRKLFEGPNFVNVATISMDGTPRTTAIWVDIDGDDILLNGARSRKWISNLRNNPNIALSIFDVTMPYHQINVQGEVMEITEEGAEEHIDKLSQKYFGRDYPDHNPNDPRTIVRVKVKKFKSTGV; encoded by the coding sequence ATGTCGATCTTTTCAGCAGAGCAACGCAAATTATTTGAAGGACCTAATTTTGTTAATGTAGCTACCATAAGCATGGATGGAACCCCTCGCACCACTGCTATTTGGGTTGATATAGATGGCGATGATATTTTGTTAAATGGGGCACGTAGCCGTAAATGGATCAGCAATTTACGTAATAACCCAAACATAGCTTTGAGTATTTTCGATGTTACAATGCCTTACCACCAAATAAATGTGCAAGGTGAAGTAATGGAAATAACCGAAGAAGGCGCAGAGGAGCATATTGATAAACTCTCCCAGAAATATTTTGGGCGTGATTATCCGGATCACAATCCAAATGACCCGCGTACCATTGTCAGAGTCAAGGTGAAAAAATTCAAGAGTACTGGGGTTTAG
- the pheT gene encoding phenylalanine--tRNA ligase subunit beta, giving the protein MIKAPISWLKDYVDIVWTPEQIAAGLTLRGLEVEAVIRTGAGWDKIVVGEVLSTDKHPNADRLGLVQITDGTRTYQVITGAMNLKAGDKCPLALPGARLIDGHKLHADGTLEGALERKRSELPYFTVKAGKMRGVESDAVACAELELGVSEEFDGIMVLDPSAPVGKSLEEVLGDVILDLDLSPNLGRALSIFGIAREIAAMTGQKVRFPKIEIVEDGDPVEGKISVRIDAPELCSRFSMMVIEDVKIGQSPAWMQYRLRATDQPVINNVVDVTNYVMLELGQPLHAYDYDDISGKQFIVRRAYPGEKMETIDHVERTFTPEVLLVTDAARSVGMAGVMGGADSEIKDTSVNIAMEGAHWDSFNVRATGRGYFAKVSEAAKRFERFVDPELTVLGVRRSIQLVQQLAGGRVAKGMIDEHPVKHPQRVVDLPISEIPRVLGIEIPKETIIEMLEQLEFVIEDKGDSLAVTVPTYRNDVTIKADLVEEVARMYGYDKIPEKRMSGELPVQTFNSVLAFEDKMRDTLTACGLSEIITYPLVNLADLEKLHAGGVSAENRWSDPAKLLKLANPLSSEHEYMRPTLLASTLTVLGENRRFVNRVAIFEIGRVYLVRENEPQPEERRTLSIAMSGERNPLSRFTAVKDTEKLDYFDLKGVLEAALTRLNLNGITFEPLSGAPVLHPGRAAAIYVTVKGEKKQIGILGELHPKVAMAFDLSEERVGVAELDIELMVELAQPVPYKTVTRMPMLSQDLAVIVEEDVPASRIEKLILETGGKLLASATLFDLYRGKPIPEGKKSLAYRLVFQPEERNLTDEEGNKLREKIEKRLTREVGATFRG; this is encoded by the coding sequence ATGATAAAAGCGCCGATTAGCTGGCTAAAAGATTACGTGGATATTGTATGGACACCGGAGCAGATTGCTGCCGGTTTGACCCTGCGCGGTCTGGAAGTGGAAGCGGTTATTCGCACCGGAGCAGGCTGGGATAAAATTGTAGTAGGCGAGGTACTCTCAACCGATAAGCATCCTAACGCCGACAGGCTAGGGCTGGTGCAGATTACCGACGGAACGCGCACCTATCAGGTAATTACCGGAGCAATGAACCTTAAAGCAGGCGACAAATGTCCGCTCGCTTTGCCCGGCGCACGCCTGATTGACGGGCATAAGCTACATGCCGATGGAACACTGGAAGGCGCGCTAGAACGCAAGCGCAGTGAGTTGCCATACTTCACCGTTAAAGCGGGGAAAATGCGCGGCGTAGAGAGCGATGCGGTAGCCTGCGCCGAACTGGAACTGGGCGTGAGTGAAGAGTTCGATGGGATTATGGTACTTGACCCTAGCGCCCCGGTGGGCAAGTCACTGGAAGAAGTGCTAGGCGATGTGATTCTTGACCTCGACCTCAGCCCGAACCTAGGACGCGCCCTATCCATCTTCGGTATTGCGCGTGAAATAGCAGCAATGACTGGGCAGAAAGTGCGCTTCCCTAAAATCGAAATCGTAGAGGATGGCGACCCCGTAGAAGGGAAAATCTCGGTCAGAATTGACGCTCCAGAGCTTTGCTCTCGTTTCAGCATGATGGTAATCGAAGACGTAAAAATCGGGCAAAGCCCCGCATGGATGCAATATCGTTTGCGCGCCACCGACCAGCCCGTGATTAATAACGTGGTGGATGTTACCAACTACGTGATGCTTGAACTTGGACAACCGCTGCACGCCTACGATTATGATGATATTAGCGGCAAGCAATTCATCGTGCGGAGGGCATACCCCGGCGAAAAAATGGAAACGATTGACCACGTAGAGCGCACCTTCACCCCCGAAGTTTTGCTGGTAACGGATGCCGCACGCAGCGTAGGCATGGCGGGTGTCATGGGTGGCGCTGACTCCGAAATCAAGGATACCAGCGTAAACATCGCGATGGAAGGGGCGCACTGGGATTCTTTCAATGTCCGGGCAACCGGGCGCGGGTACTTTGCCAAAGTCAGTGAAGCTGCCAAACGCTTCGAGCGTTTCGTTGACCCTGAACTGACGGTGCTAGGAGTGCGCCGCTCTATTCAGCTAGTTCAACAACTGGCGGGTGGACGTGTCGCTAAAGGAATGATTGATGAGCACCCGGTAAAACACCCTCAGCGAGTGGTGGACTTACCGATTTCGGAAATCCCGCGCGTGCTAGGCATCGAGATTCCCAAAGAAACTATCATCGAGATGTTGGAACAACTAGAGTTTGTAATCGAGGATAAAGGCGATAGCCTTGCGGTTACCGTGCCAACCTACCGCAACGACGTGACTATCAAAGCCGATTTGGTGGAAGAAGTGGCGCGTATGTACGGCTACGATAAAATCCCCGAAAAGCGCATGAGCGGGGAACTACCTGTACAAACCTTCAATAGCGTACTCGCCTTTGAGGATAAAATGCGTGACACTTTAACCGCTTGCGGCTTGAGTGAGATTATCACTTACCCGCTGGTAAACTTGGCAGATTTGGAAAAGCTGCATGCTGGTGGGGTTAGCGCGGAAAACCGCTGGAGCGATCCGGCGAAATTACTCAAGCTGGCAAACCCGTTGAGCAGCGAACACGAATATATGCGCCCTACTTTGTTGGCTTCTACTCTAACAGTTCTGGGTGAAAATCGTCGCTTTGTGAACCGTGTCGCCATTTTTGAAATTGGGCGTGTTTATCTGGTAAGAGAAAACGAACCGCAACCGGAAGAACGCAGGACGCTCTCAATTGCGATGAGCGGAGAGCGCAATCCACTTTCGCGCTTCACCGCTGTTAAAGACACCGAGAAACTGGATTATTTTGACCTGAAAGGGGTGTTGGAAGCAGCATTAACTCGGCTGAACCTGAACGGCATCACCTTTGAGCCATTAAGCGGAGCACCAGTGCTACATCCGGGACGGGCGGCAGCCATTTACGTTACTGTAAAAGGCGAAAAGAAGCAGATCGGTATTCTGGGTGAATTACATCCCAAAGTGGCGATGGCTTTCGATTTGTCGGAAGAGCGTGTGGGAGTTGCCGAACTCGACATTGAACTGATGGTAGAGTTGGCGCAACCTGTACCCTACAAAACCGTTACGCGCATGCCAATGCTTTCCCAAGATTTGGCGGTTATAGTGGAGGAGGACGTACCCGCTTCCAGAATCGAAAAGCTGATTCTCGAAACGGGCGGTAAGTTGTTGGCAAGCGCCACCCTCTTTGACCTGTATCGGGGCAAACCCATTCCAGAAGGCAAAAAGAGCCTTGCGTATCGTCTGGTATTCCAACCGGAAGAACGCAACCTGACCGACGAAGAAGGCAACAAACTGCGCGAGAAAATCGAGAAGCGCTTGACTCGAGAAGTAGGAGCCACTTTCCGAGGTTAA
- a CDS encoding C39 family peptidase: MLTRVVNKNHRKSPLILLITFLLINLLAIFGEVVPAQAYKAEAIPGSSKIDNMPVYAQQRTLSCEYAATRAALGRWGINISELDFINAIPQNPNPHFGYRGNINGVFGGTVDYGIYAEPIALYLNSRGINTKLLSGGVEELKSEISKGRPVVVWVPSGVGWGSPYLTSYEGINFKLMAYEHAVTAYGYDEDGIYIADPGFGTYDYYSWDRFIRAWGYLDNMGMSILPGSPAYTADETYGIAPQFYRQWLLEGGLDLYGYPISLSVENNGKIVQYFERARMEYDVSEPVTQTIALGLLGSEITATRTNELFFRPVAPLKSDSIWYLEETGHTLGGAFLSYWLSQGGLAVFGYPISEPFVEHGQVVQYFERTRLELVPGTSNQITLGLLGRELLIRKPATILTHLPIMD; the protein is encoded by the coding sequence ATGTTAACGCGAGTAGTAAATAAGAATCACCGCAAATCCCCCCTTATTCTTTTGATAACTTTTTTGCTCATTAACTTGCTAGCTATATTTGGTGAAGTCGTACCCGCCCAAGCCTATAAAGCAGAAGCAATACCTGGCAGTTCCAAAATAGATAACATGCCGGTTTACGCACAGCAGCGCACCCTTAGCTGCGAATATGCTGCCACACGCGCCGCATTAGGGCGGTGGGGCATAAATATCAGTGAATTAGACTTTATTAACGCTATACCACAAAACCCCAATCCACATTTCGGTTATCGCGGAAATATCAATGGGGTATTCGGTGGAACGGTAGATTACGGCATTTATGCTGAACCGATTGCACTCTATCTCAACTCGCGTGGAATAAATACCAAATTGTTGTCGGGAGGCGTAGAGGAACTTAAAAGCGAAATTTCCAAAGGTCGCCCAGTAGTAGTGTGGGTTCCTAGTGGGGTAGGCTGGGGTAGCCCATACCTTACTAGTTACGAAGGCATAAACTTCAAATTAATGGCTTACGAGCATGCGGTCACTGCTTACGGCTACGATGAGGATGGGATTTATATTGCCGACCCGGGTTTTGGCACTTACGATTATTATAGCTGGGATCGCTTTATACGAGCGTGGGGCTATCTAGATAACATGGGTATGTCGATTTTACCCGGTAGCCCGGCTTATACGGCAGATGAAACCTATGGAATCGCGCCCCAATTCTACCGCCAGTGGCTTTTAGAAGGTGGACTTGATCTCTACGGCTACCCGATTTCGCTGTCGGTGGAAAATAATGGCAAAATCGTCCAGTATTTCGAACGGGCGCGTATGGAATATGATGTAAGCGAACCAGTTACCCAGACTATCGCATTGGGACTATTAGGAAGTGAGATAACAGCAACCCGTACAAATGAACTGTTCTTCCGCCCTGTTGCGCCCTTAAAATCCGATAGTATCTGGTATCTGGAAGAAACCGGGCATACGTTAGGAGGGGCTTTCCTATCGTACTGGCTTAGCCAAGGCGGGTTAGCAGTTTTCGGTTATCCCATCTCAGAACCTTTTGTAGAGCATGGTCAGGTAGTGCAATACTTCGAACGAACTAGGCTTGAATTGGTTCCGGGCACTAGTAACCAAATTACGTTGGGCTTGTTGGGTAGAGAATTGCTCATTAGAAAACCTGCTACCATACTGACCCACCTGCCGATTATGGATTAA
- a CDS encoding NUDIX hydrolase, whose protein sequence is MYTPILATLGYILSHDGSQVLMIHRNKRPDDIHYGKYNGLGGRLEPNEHVTGGMKREIFEEAGIHVEALNLRGTISWPGFGKHAENWFGFIYLIDKWSGEPHEGNHEGTLEWVPVSAILDLPLWDSDRLFLPMVFDGDTRPFHGFMPYKDGHMVSWSFERL, encoded by the coding sequence TTGTACACACCCATACTTGCTACACTGGGCTATATCCTCTCACACGATGGTTCGCAGGTATTGATGATTCATCGCAACAAGCGCCCGGACGATATCCACTACGGCAAATATAACGGGTTAGGCGGGCGGCTTGAGCCAAACGAGCATGTAACAGGCGGGATGAAACGCGAGATTTTCGAGGAAGCAGGCATCCATGTGGAAGCCTTGAACTTACGCGGCACAATCTCATGGCCCGGTTTTGGCAAACACGCTGAAAATTGGTTTGGCTTTATCTATCTGATTGATAAATGGAGCGGTGAACCGCACGAAGGCAACCACGAAGGCACGTTGGAATGGGTTCCAGTTTCAGCTATTCTGGATTTGCCATTGTGGGATAGCGATCGACTGTTTCTCCCAATGGTCTTTGATGGCGACACGCGCCCTTTCCATGGCTTTATGCCTTACAAGGATGGGCATATGGTTAGTTGGAGTTTTGAGCGGTTGTAG
- a CDS encoding VOC family protein: MSLKIANIVLDCEDSVKLAEFWSLATGWEKQGPFGQYMQLVNPNEAEAGILLQQVSEKKTLKNRMHLDFGAGDLTGMHAEVARLIALGAKKIIERAELGIVWTVMQDPEGNEFCVAAH, translated from the coding sequence ATGAGCCTTAAAATTGCCAACATTGTGCTGGATTGTGAAGATTCCGTAAAATTGGCAGAATTTTGGTCGCTTGCAACAGGTTGGGAGAAGCAAGGACCGTTTGGGCAATACATGCAACTGGTTAATCCCAATGAGGCTGAAGCGGGCATCTTATTGCAGCAAGTGTCAGAGAAAAAGACGCTCAAGAACCGTATGCATCTCGACTTTGGAGCGGGCGACCTCACCGGAATGCATGCTGAAGTAGCGCGACTCATCGCTTTAGGCGCTAAGAAAATTATCGAGCGCGCCGAATTGGGTATTGTGTGGACAGTGATGCAAGACCCCGAAGGTAACGAGTTTTGCGTGGCGGCGCATTGA
- a CDS encoding SUMF1/EgtB/PvdO family nonheme iron enzyme, which produces MPEQIPQVKVFLSSPGDVNEERKLALDVLANLPNRPSLRDKVSFRAVAWDKLGAGTPMIASKSPQEAIDEGLPKPSKCDIVVVILWSRMGTPFSYKGVAYPSGTHYELLDALSNPQTYTLIYHRTEKKLFDFDDDKGIAQYKKVQDFFKSDMFYDPATGYIQRGVNSYASPAEFKEKFETDLESLVQKLLKRPLVPAIPDSTPETTPLFTSTIWDGSPFPGLVAFKKKDAPIFFGREHETDALVRKVAESRFVAVVGASGSGKSSLVGAGLLPRLETGAIPGSKDWRGVQFTPGKEPFEALFDAFLNTFESLRPHPLDYPDKKRTFIENVRREPAYLGEILKASLDTVKAPEWAETLLFIDQFEELFTLAKQDAIEPFTAMLGALAKHPRLRVVATLRHDFVHRAIEIPIMAELLRPGFFSLAAPTAAALSQMIERPAEMAGLAFEGGLPTLILHDTGSAAGSLALLAYLLDELYKVAVKRDHCLTYADYEGLGGVAGAIGKRAEQVFAQLPGEEEAKKRLLGRVFRELVAVNEVEGQFAATRQRVEHACFGTAELELVEAFTQARLLVMDETQVEVAHEALFRNWKRLRQWLEEVQEDLILKRQVKSAAAEWLKRGKPDSWRWQQERLLLVYEMKQRLEWKPEVLEEEFIEPEQARLLREITLLQTTHARRREIGDRLNIIGDTRRGIGTPEIAWLPVAPGGEVEIEKATFKVAPFYIGQYQITYGQYEAFVKAGDGYQNREWWAGFPKDYQPQKLAEQRTKTWNNPRDTISWYQAVAYGRWLNKRMRGLQLGNPGNAQGTPLVVGENAQIRLPTEWEWQWAAQGGAEAREYPWGEEWREGYANTAEAGLNRAVGVGMYPQGAAKCGALDMSGNLWEWCLNKYGKPSEVVVDGSGDSRVLRGGSDGSNQANASCVYRNLFNPYNDFLNYGFRVVVCAPMRHSEL; this is translated from the coding sequence ATGCCAGAGCAGATACCACAGGTTAAGGTGTTTCTTTCATCGCCGGGTGATGTCAACGAAGAACGTAAATTGGCGTTGGACGTTCTGGCGAATCTGCCCAACCGCCCCTCTTTACGCGACAAGGTGAGTTTCCGCGCGGTGGCATGGGACAAGCTTGGCGCAGGTACGCCGATGATCGCCAGCAAGTCTCCGCAAGAAGCGATTGACGAGGGTTTGCCCAAACCGTCCAAGTGTGACATTGTGGTGGTAATCTTGTGGTCGCGCATGGGTACGCCCTTTAGCTATAAAGGCGTAGCATATCCTTCCGGCACGCACTATGAATTGCTGGACGCGCTGAGCAATCCCCAAACTTATACGCTCATCTATCATCGCACCGAGAAAAAGCTTTTTGATTTTGACGATGATAAAGGCATAGCGCAGTACAAGAAGGTGCAAGACTTTTTCAAGAGCGACATGTTCTACGACCCTGCTACCGGGTATATACAGCGTGGCGTGAATAGCTACGCCAGCCCTGCCGAGTTCAAGGAAAAGTTCGAGACCGACCTTGAAAGCCTTGTCCAGAAACTGCTAAAGCGTCCGCTTGTACCTGCTATTCCTGATTCCACGCCAGAAACAACGCCCCTTTTCACTTCTACTATATGGGATGGTTCGCCCTTTCCCGGCTTGGTCGCTTTCAAAAAGAAAGACGCGCCTATCTTCTTCGGGCGCGAACATGAGACCGATGCGCTGGTGCGAAAGGTGGCGGAGAGTCGCTTTGTGGCGGTGGTGGGCGCATCGGGCAGCGGTAAATCCTCGCTGGTGGGCGCGGGCTTGTTGCCTCGTTTGGAAACAGGCGCAATTCCCGGCAGCAAAGATTGGCGGGGGGTGCAGTTCACGCCCGGAAAAGAACCGTTTGAGGCGTTGTTTGATGCCTTTCTGAATACCTTCGAGTCGTTACGCCCGCATCCGCTTGATTATCCCGACAAGAAGAGAACCTTTATTGAGAATGTACGGCGCGAACCTGCCTATCTCGGCGAAATACTCAAGGCTTCATTGGACACGGTAAAAGCGCCGGAATGGGCGGAAACGCTGCTGTTCATTGACCAATTTGAGGAACTGTTCACGCTGGCAAAACAAGATGCGATAGAACCGTTTACCGCTATGCTAGGCGCACTGGCAAAGCATCCGCGCTTGCGGGTGGTAGCCACGCTACGGCACGATTTTGTGCATCGCGCCATCGAAATCCCCATAATGGCGGAACTGCTGCGACCGGGCTTTTTCAGCCTAGCCGCGCCTACCGCTGCCGCCTTGTCCCAAATGATAGAGCGTCCGGCGGAAATGGCGGGACTGGCATTTGAGGGAGGCTTGCCCACGCTGATTCTGCACGACACGGGCAGCGCTGCCGGGTCGTTGGCGTTGCTGGCGTACTTGCTGGACGAGTTGTATAAGGTGGCGGTGAAGCGCGACCATTGCCTGACCTATGCGGATTACGAGGGGTTGGGCGGGGTAGCGGGGGCAATCGGCAAGCGGGCTGAGCAAGTTTTTGCGCAGCTACCGGGAGAGGAAGAAGCCAAAAAGCGGCTGTTGGGACGGGTCTTTCGGGAGTTGGTGGCGGTCAACGAAGTAGAGGGGCAGTTTGCTGCCACGCGCCAGCGCGTTGAGCATGCCTGTTTCGGGACAGCGGAATTGGAACTGGTGGAAGCCTTCACGCAGGCGCGGTTGCTGGTGATGGATGAAACACAAGTGGAGGTGGCGCACGAGGCGTTATTCCGAAACTGGAAACGGCTGCGGCAATGGCTGGAGGAGGTGCAGGAAGATTTAATCCTCAAACGGCAGGTGAAAAGCGCGGCGGCAGAATGGTTAAAGCGGGGCAAACCCGACTCGTGGCGTTGGCAGCAAGAGCGGTTGCTGCTGGTGTACGAGATGAAGCAGCGTTTGGAGTGGAAGCCGGAGGTGTTGGAAGAAGAATTCATTGAGCCTGAGCAGGCGCGACTGCTGCGGGAAATAACCCTACTGCAAACTACACATGCGCGGAGACGAGAGATAGGAGATAGGCTGAACATAATCGGGGATACTCGGCGAGGGATAGGCACGCCCGAAATAGCGTGGCTGCCTGTTGCGCCGGGCGGGGAAGTGGAAATAGAAAAGGCTACTTTCAAGGTAGCGCCGTTCTACATCGGGCAATATCAGATAACCTATGGGCAGTATGAAGCCTTTGTGAAAGCGGGGGATGGCTACCAGAACCGGGAGTGGTGGGCAGGATTTCCGAAGGATTACCAACCGCAAAAGCTGGCTGAACAGCGCACCAAAACGTGGAATAACCCGCGCGATACAATCTCTTGGTATCAGGCGGTGGCATATGGGCGGTGGTTGAACAAACGGATGCGGGGCTTACAATTGGGCAATCCGGGAAATGCGCAGGGTACGCCCTTGGTGGTGGGTGAAAACGCGCAGATACGGCTGCCTACGGAATGGGAATGGCAGTGGGCGGCGCAGGGGGGCGCGGAAGCGCGGGAGTACCCATGGGGCGAGGAGTGGCGAGAAGGCTATGCCAATACCGCAGAGGCGGGGCTGAACCGGGCGGTGGGCGTGGGCATGTACCCGCAAGGGGCGGCGAAATGCGGGGCGTTGGATATGAGCGGAAACTTGTGGGAGTGGTGCTTGAACAAGTATGGGAAGCCTTCGGAAGTGGTGGTGGATGGTAGCGGAGATAGTCGAGTGCTGCGGGGCGGCTCTGACGGCAGCAATCAGGCTAATGCGTCCTGCGTGTACCGCAACCTCTTCAACCCTTACAACGATTTCCTCAATTATGGTTTTCGGGTGGTGGTTTGTGCCCCTATGCGCCACTCTGAACTCTGA
- a CDS encoding alpha/beta hydrolase — MRILQSISLLLVLVLGACGESAATSTPVPDKATQQIIPTQGISTVSTISPGVKLPNQPEQPLSGPGGSSYKYGGSVSNSYGEGASKYYIFEPTNPTPATAPVIALLHGYTDINPQSYKYWIDHLVRRGNIVIFPVYQANILDMNGSKFTDTSLTALKAALAQLQQNGNVKPELDKFMLVGYSAGGIIATNLAGRAASAGLPEPRALFDITPGGCNNCGAMAIGGFPLEMEALPAIPASMKMLVLVGDRDIIVGDKPSKVIWQNTSQISSENRDFIKVISDSHGAPPLIADHGMTNRRTQDALNYYGIWKLTDALQSCALYNKECDSALGNTPAQRFMGKWSDGTAVTELVVTKNP, encoded by the coding sequence ATGAGAATACTCCAATCAATTTCATTGTTGCTGGTTTTGGTACTGGGCGCGTGTGGCGAATCAGCAGCAACTTCTACACCTGTTCCTGATAAAGCAACTCAGCAGATTATACCCACTCAGGGAATCTCGACCGTAAGCACAATATCACCCGGTGTAAAGTTACCAAACCAACCGGAACAACCACTCTCAGGTCCGGGCGGAAGCAGCTACAAATACGGTGGAAGCGTCAGCAACAGCTATGGAGAAGGCGCTAGCAAATATTATATTTTTGAACCTACAAACCCCACACCCGCTACCGCACCTGTAATTGCCCTACTACATGGTTATACCGATATTAACCCGCAAAGTTACAAATACTGGATTGACCATTTGGTTAGGCGCGGGAATATTGTGATTTTTCCGGTATATCAAGCAAACATCCTTGATATGAACGGTTCGAAATTTACTGATACCAGTTTGACGGCGCTGAAAGCCGCCCTAGCGCAATTACAACAAAACGGTAATGTCAAACCTGAACTGGATAAATTTATGCTGGTCGGTTACAGCGCAGGCGGTATTATTGCTACTAATCTGGCAGGGCGTGCAGCTAGCGCGGGTTTGCCGGAACCCCGTGCTCTTTTTGACATCACGCCGGGTGGTTGTAATAATTGCGGGGCAATGGCAATCGGAGGTTTCCCCTTAGAGATGGAGGCTTTGCCTGCTATCCCCGCTTCTATGAAAATGCTGGTGCTGGTAGGAGACCGGGATATCATAGTCGGGGACAAACCTTCAAAAGTTATCTGGCAAAATACTTCGCAAATATCGTCGGAAAATCGCGATTTCATTAAAGTTATCAGTGATAGCCACGGGGCACCACCGTTAATTGCCGATCATGGCATGACGAATCGCCGCACACAGGATGCGCTGAATTACTACGGCATATGGAAATTGACCGATGCGCTGCAAAGTTGTGCGTTATATAATAAAGAGTGTGATAGTGCGCTTGGCAACACTCCGGCGCAACGTTTTATGGGCAAATGGAGTGACGGAACCGCTGTAACAGAATTGGTAGTTACTAAAAACCCATGA